A section of the Quatrionicoccus australiensis genome encodes:
- the erpA gene encoding iron-sulfur cluster insertion protein ErpA — MNAATDVVSPILFTDSAANKVKELIEEEGNPGLKLRVFVTGGGCSGFQYGFTFDEEVAEDDTTMEKNGVTLLIDPMSYQYLVGAEIDYSEGLEGSQFVIRNPNATSTCGCGSSFSA; from the coding sequence ATGAATGCAGCAACCGATGTCGTTTCCCCCATCCTCTTCACCGACAGTGCCGCCAACAAGGTCAAGGAACTGATCGAAGAAGAAGGCAATCCGGGCCTGAAACTCCGCGTTTTCGTCACCGGCGGCGGCTGTTCCGGCTTCCAGTACGGTTTCACCTTCGATGAAGAAGTCGCCGAAGACGACACCACGATGGAAAAGAACGGCGTGACCCTGCTGATCGATCCGATGAGCTACCAGTATCTGGTTGGTGCCGAGATCGATTACTCGGAAGGCCTGGAAGGCTCGCAGTTCGTGATCCGCAATCCGAACGCCACCTCGACCTGCGGTTGCGGTTCGTCCTTCTCCGCCTGA